The Brassica oleracea var. oleracea cultivar TO1000 chromosome C6, BOL, whole genome shotgun sequence genome includes a region encoding these proteins:
- the LOC106298520 gene encoding calcium-binding protein CML24, producing MSKSGRYCLGSMEDIRAVFQRFDKNGDGKISIDELKDVIGALSPTASPEETTLMMKEFDLDGNGYIDMDEFVALFQTEDGGDIRDLKEAFDLYDLDGNGRISVNELHSVMKNLGEKCSVEDCKRIISKVDADGDGCVNFEEFKKMMMNGRATA from the coding sequence ATGTCGAAGAGCGGAAGATATTGCTTAGGATCAATGGAAGACATCCGAGCAGTATTCCAGCGCTTCGACAAAAACGGAGACGGGAAAATCTCCATCGACGAGCTCAAAGACGTGATCGGAGCTCTCAGTCCCACGGCGTCGCCGGAAGAAACGACGTTGATGATGAAAGAGTTCGATCTCGACGGTAACGGATACATCGACATGGACGAGTTCGTTGCTCTGTTCCAAACCGAAGACGGTGGCGATATTCGAGATCTGAAGGAAGCGTTTGATCTGTACGATTTGGATGGAAACGGACGGATCTCTGTGAACGAGCTTCACTCGGTGATGAAGAATCTCGGCGAGAAGTGTTCGGTTGAGGATTGCAAGAGGATCATTAGCAAAGTTGATGCTGACGGTGACGGTTGTGTTAACTTTGAAGAGTTTAAGAAGATGATGATGAACGGCAGAGCTACTGCTTGA